One Lemur catta isolate mLemCat1 chromosome 15, mLemCat1.pri, whole genome shotgun sequence genomic window carries:
- the BORCS6 gene encoding BLOC-1-related complex subunit 6, translating into MESPRGRPGPEADLLAPAEQQAAILGGGPGRTSSEPPSGLRVYGKEEAENVGGASRRHRASPKSSSCGVVHRPAQEAREDEPGPHGTLSGPGSRRGTPGAEHDPPLSSWHKDPEPPEDAPESERVCRRGSPGSDGMNVEQQQEEEDNDEEAAAAAGRAGRSFSSRLQDSRSLDGLSGACGGAGSAGSAESGAGGGRRATISSPLELEGTVSRHGDLTHFVANNLQLKIRLSGVPTPLPPAPARPCPAPAATPTPVIPPIDPDVLRDLERLSRELGGRVDRLLRGLGGAVQELTALSVGCIQTYRDAVDSLGEAVDMSIKGMYTLLARCEELERALQPVQGLARQVRDIRRTLEVLEALCK; encoded by the coding sequence ATGGAGTCGCCTCGGGGgcggcccgggcccgaggccgaCCTTCTGGCTCCAGCGGAACAGCAGGCCGCGATCTTAGGCGGCGGGCCAGGCCGAACGTCCTCTGAGCCGCCGTCAGGCCTCCGAGTGTACGGGAAGGAAGAGGCCGAGAACGTTGGGGGCGCGAGCCGCCGCCACAGGGCGTCCCCGAAGTCTTCGAGCTGCGGCGTTGTCCACCGGCCGGCCCAGGAGGCTCGGGAAGACGAGCCTGGGCCCCACGGGACGCTGTCTGGGCCCGGGAGCCGCCGGGGGACGCCAGGTGCCGAGCACGACCCGCCCCTGTCCTCCTGGCACAAAGACCCTGAGCCGCCCGAGGACGCGCCTGAGTCTGAGAGGGTCTGCCGTCGAGGGAGCCCGGGAAGCGACGGGATGAATGTTgagcagcagcaggaagaggaagacaacgacgaggaggcggcggcggcggctggcAGGGCCGGCCGCTCGTTCTCTAGTCGCCTTCAGGACAGCCGCAGCCTGGACGGGCTCAGCGGGGCGTGCGGCGGCGCCGGGTCCGCAGGGAGTGCGGAATCCGGAGCCGGCGGCGGACGCCGGGCCACCATCTCCAGCCCCCTGGAGCTGGAGGGTACAGTGAGCCGCCACGGCGACCTCACCCACTTTGTCGCCAACAACCTGCAACTCAAGATCCGTCTGAGTGGCGTCCCTacacccctgccccctgcccctgcgcGGCCCTGCCCAGCGCCTGCAGCCACACCCACACCAGTCATCCCGCCCATCGACCCCGACGTGCTGCGGGATCTGGAGCGGCTGAGTCGGGAGCTGGGCGGCCGAGTGGACCGTCTGCTTCGCGGGTTGGGTGGCGCGGTGCAGGAGCTGACCGCGCTGAGCGTGGGCTGCATTCAGACCTACCGCGACGCCGTGGACTCCTTAGGAGAAGCCGTGGACATGAGCATCAAGGGCATGTACACCCTGCTGGCGCGCTGCGAGGAGCTGGAGCGGGCTCTGCAGCCGGTTCAGGGGCTGGCGCGCCAAGTCCGGGATATCCGACGCACTCTGGAGGTGTTGGAGGCCCTGTGCAAGTGA